A segment of the Romboutsia sp. 13368 genome:
NNNNNNNNNNNNNNNNNNNNNNNNNNNNNNNNNNNNNNNNNNNNNNNNNNNNNNNNNNNNNNNNNNNNNNNNNNNNNNNNNNNNNNNNNNNNNNNNNNNNNNNNNNNNNNNNNNNNNNNNNNNNNNNNNNNNNNNNNNNNNNNNNNNNNNNNNNNNNNNNNNNNNNNNNNNNNNNNNNNNNNNNNNNNNNNNNNNNNNNNNNNNNNNNNNNNNNNNNNNNNNNNNNNNNNNNNNNNNNNNNNNNNNNNNNNNNNNNNNNNNNNNNNNNNNNNNNNNNNNNNNNNNNNNNNNNNNNNNNNNNNNNNNNNNNNNNNNNNNNNNNNNNNNNNNNNNNNNNNNNNNNNNNNNNNNNNNNNNNNNNNNNNNNNNNNNNNNNNNNNNNNNNNNNNNNNNNNNNNNNNNNNNNNNNNNNNNNNNNNNNNNNNNNNNNNNNNNNNNNNNNNNNNNNNNNNNNNNNNNNNNNNNNNNNNNNNNNNNNNNNNNNNNNNNNNNNNNNNNNNNNNNNNNNNNNNNNNNNNNNNNNNNNNNNNNNNNNNNNNNNNNNNNNNNNNNNNNNNNNNNNNNNNNNNNNNNNNNNNNNNNNNNNNNNNNNNNNNNNNNNNNNNNNNNNNNNNNNNNNNNNNNNNNNNNNNNNNNNNNNNNNNNNNNNNNNNNNNNNNNNNNNNNNNNNNNNNNNNNNNNNNNNNNNNNNNNNNNNNNNNNNNNNNNNNNNNNNNNNNNNNNNNNNNNNNNNNNNNNNNNNNNNNNNNNNNNNNNNNNNNNNNNNNNNNNNNNNNNNNNNNNNNNNNNNNNNNNNNNNNNNNNNNNNNNNNNNNNNNNNNNNNNNNNNNNNNNNNNNNNNNNNNNNNNNNNNNNNNNNNNNNNNNNNNNNNNNNNNNNNNNNNNNNNNNNNNNNNNNNNNNNNNNNNNNNNNNNNNNNNNNNNNNNNNNNNNNNNNNNNNNNNNNNNNNNNNNNNNNNNNNNNNNNNNNNNNNNNNNNNNNNNNNNNNNNNNNNNNNNNNNNNNNNNNNNNNNNNNNNNNNNNNNNNNNNNNNNNNNNNNNNNNNNNNNNNNNNNNNNNNNNNNNNNNNNNNNNNNNNNNNNNNNNNNNNNNNNNNNNNNNNNNNNNNNNNNNNNNNNNNNNNNNNNNNNNNNNNNNNNNNNNNNNNNNNNNNNNNNNNNNNNNNNNNNNNNNNNNNNNNNNNNNNNNNNNNNNNNNNNNNNNNNNNNNNNNNNNNNNNNNNNNNNNNNNNNNNNNNNNNNNNNNNNNNNNNNNNNNNNNNNNNNNNNNNNNNNNNNNNNNNNNNNNNNNNNNNNNNNNNNNNNNNNNNNNNNNNNNNNNNNNNNNNNNNNNNNNNNNNNNNNNNNNNNNNNNNNNNNNNNNNNNNNNNNNNNNNNNNNNNNNNNNNNNNNNNNNNNNNNNNNNNNNNNNNNNNNNNNNNNNNNNNNNNNNNNNNNNNNNNNNNNNNNNNNNNNNNNNNNNNNNNNNNNNNNNNNNNNNNNNNNNNNNNNNNNNNNNNNNNNNNNNNNNNNNNNNNNNNNNNNNNNNNNNNNNNNNNNNNNNNNNNNNNNNNNNNNNNNNNNNNNNNNNNNNNNNNNNNNNNNNNNNNNNNNNNNNNNNNNNNNNNNNNNNNNNNNNNNNNNNNNNNNNNNNNNNNNNNNNNNNNNNNNNNNNNNNNNNNNNNNNNNNNNNNNNNNNNNNNNNNNNNNNNNNNNNNNNNNNNNNNNNNNNNNNNNNNNNNNNNNNNNNNNNNNNNNNNNNNNNNNNNNNNNNNNNNNNNNNNNNNNNNNNNNNNNNNNNNNNNNNNNNNNNNNNNNNNNNNNNNNNNNNNNNNNNNNNNNNNNNNNNNNNNNNNNNNNNNNNNNNNNNNNNNNNNNNNNNNNNNNNNNNNNNNNNNNNNNNNNNNNNNNNNNNNNNNNNNNNNNNNNNNNNNNNNNNNNNNNNNNNNNNNNNNNNNNNNNNNNNNNNNNNNNNNNNNNNNNNNNNNNNNNNNNNNNNNNNNNNNNNNNNNNNNNNNNNNNNNNNNNNNNNNNNNNNNNNNNNNNNNNNNNNNNNNNNNNNNNNNNNNNNNNNNNNNNNNNNNNNNNNNNNNNNNNNNNNNNNNNNNNNNNNNNNNNNNNNNNNNNNNNNNNNNNNNNNNNNNNNNNNNNNNNNNNNNNNNNNNNNNNNNNNNNNNNNNNNNNNNNNNNNNNNNNNNNNNNNNNNNNNNNNNNNNNNNNNNNNNNNNNNNNNNNNNNNNNNNNNNNNNNNNNNNNNNNNNNNNNNNNNNNNNNNNNNNNNNNNNNNNNNNNNNNNNNNNNNNNNNNNNNNNNNNNNNNNNNNNNNNNNNNNNNNNNNNNNNNNNNNNNNNNNNNNNNNNNNNNNNNNNNNNNNNNNNNNNNNNNNNNNNNNNNNNNNNNNNNNNNNNNNNNNNNNNNNNNNNNNNNNNNNNNNNNNNNNNNNNNNNNNNNNNNNNNNNNNNNNNNNNNNNNNNNNNNNNNNNNNNNNNNNNNNNNNNNNNNNNNNNNNNNNNNNNNNNNNNNNNNNNNNNNNNNNNNNNNNNNNNNNNNNNNNNNNNNNNNNNNNNNNNNNNNNNNNNNNNNNNNNNNNNNNNNNNNNNNNNNNNNNNNNNNNNNNNNNNNNNNNNNNNNNNNNNNNNNNNNNNNNNNNNNNNNNNNNNNNNNNNNNNNNNNNNNNNNNNNNNCTTARAAGAAGCAGGTTATAAAGAAGATGAAATTAAAATAATTAACTCGTTGTGCTAGTTAATTTTTACAATAATAAAACTCCAACAAATATAGTACCCTAAGATTATTAGCATTAATCTAAAGGANNNNNNNNNNNNNNNNNNNNNNNNNNNNNNNNNNNNNNNNNNNNNNNNNNNNNNNNNNNNNNNNNNNNNNNNNNNNNNNNNNNNNNNNNNNNNNNNNNNNNNNNNNNNNNNNNNNNNNNNNNNNNNNNNNNNNNNNNNNNNNNNNNNNNNTTTTGCGATAGCGAAATAATAACTATAAGTATAGTTGGTGAACTTCTAACTATAGATTCAGAAAAAGCATTTTTCAGTTTATTAAGTAGAGAATATTCAAATTTATTTCCAAAGTTAGGAGATAGAACTAGATTTAATAGAACTAAAYGAAATTTACATTCTGTAATCAATGAAATAAGAGAGTATATTTCCTTGTTTATTCAATCTTATTCCAATAATATAAGAGTCGTAGATAGTATGCCAATTCCAGTTTGTGAGTTTGGTAGAGCACATTTCAGTAAATGCTTTAAAGGCGAAGCCTCTTATGGAANNNNNNNNNNNNNNNNNNNNNNNNNNNNNNNNNNNNNNTTTATAATAAATATAAAATGAAAATAACTGTATAAGAAAAAATAAATTTATCAATAATAAAAATAACTTAAAATTATAATTATTATATGGAGGTATTGATAAATGGAATTAATAAATACAAAGAAAATGAGTAAACCTGTATTTTGTAATATTTGTGAAAAAGAAAGAAAGCATATATTAACTACATATCAAGATATGAATGAAAATAATGAAATATATCAAATTCAAATGCAAAAATGTAAATCTTGTGGAACTGAGACTCAAATATAAAAACTAATTACATATCTAAAAATAAAATGGATAACTAATAGTATTCATGCTCAAATTAATAAATAAATCTTTATAACTAAATTCCTCTGTTATTATATTATTAGAGAATATAACTACTAAAAAAATTAATTGGTAATTAATATTCTATAAGTAAAATAAAAAGATTAGTATTTGTTTAAAATTAACAAATACTAATCTTTATGAAAAGTTGTTTTTGTATAAAACAACTTACTTTATTTTATTAATTAAANNNNNNNNNNNNNNNNNNNNNNNNNNNNNNNNNNNNNNNNNNNNNNNNNNNNNNNNNNNNNNNNNNNNNNNNNNNNNNNNNNNNNNNNNNNNNNNNNNNNNNNNNNNNNNNNNNNNNNNNNNNNNNNNNNNNNNNNNNNNNNNNNNNNNNNNNNNNNNNNNNNNNNNNNNNNNNNNNNNNNNNNNNNNNNNNNNNNNNNNNNNNNNNNNNNNNNNNNNNNNNNNNNNNNNNNNNNNNNNNNNNNNNNNNNNNNNNNNNNNNNNNNNNNNNNNNNNNNNNNNNNNNNNNNNNNNNNNNNNNNNNNNNNNNNNNNNNNNNNNNNNNNNNNNNNNNNNNNNNNNNNNNNNNNNNNNNNNNNNNNNNNNNNNNNNNNNNNNNNNNNNNNNNNNNNNNNNNNNNNNNNNNNNNNNNNNNNNNNNNNNNNNNNNNNNNNNNNNNNNNNNNNNNNNNNNNNNNNNNNNNNNNNNNNNNNNNNNNNNNNNNNNNNNNNNNNNNNNNNNNNNNNNNNNNNNNNNNNNNNNNNNNNNNNNNNNNNNNNNNNNNNNNNNNNNNNNNNNNNNNNNNNNNNNNNNNNNNNNNNNNNNNNNNNNNNNNNNNNNNNNNNNNNNNNNNNNNNNNNNNNNNNNNNNNNNNNNNNNNNNNNNNNNNNNNNNNNNNNNNNNNNNNNNNNNNNNNNNNNNNNNNNNNNNNNNNNNNNNNNNNNNNNNNNNNNNNNNNNNNNNNNNNNNNNNNNNNNNNNNNNNNNNNNNNNNNNNNNNNNNNNNNNNNNNNNNNNNNNNNNNNNNNNNNNNNNNNNNNNNNNNNNNNNNNNNNNNNNNNNNNNNNNNNNNNNNNNNNNNNNNNNNNNNNNNNNNNNNNNNNNNNNNNNNNNNNNNNNNNNNNNNNNNNNNNNNNNNNNNNNNNNNNNNNNNNNNNNNNNNNNNNNNNNNNNNNNNNNNNNNNNNNNNNNNNNNNNNNNNNNNNNNNNNNNNNNNNNNNNNNNNNNNNNNNNNNNNNNNNNNNNNNNNNNNNNNNNNNNNNNNNNNNNNNNNNNNNNNNNNNNNNNNNNNNNNNNNNNNNNNNNNNNNNNNNNNNNNNNNNNNNNNNNNNNNNNNNNNNNNNNNNNNNNNNNNNNNNNNNNNNNNNNNNNNNNNNNNNNNNNNNNNNNNNNNNNNNNNNNNNNNNNNNNNNNNNNNNNNNNNNNNNNNNNNNNNNNNNNNNNNNNNNNNNNNNNNNNNNNNNNNNNNNNNNNNNNNNNNNNNNNNNNNNNNNNNNNNNNNNNNNNNNNNNNNNNNNNNNNNNNNNNNNNNNNNNNNNNNNNNNNNNNNNNNNNNNNNNNNNNNNNNNNNNNNNNNNNNNNNNNNNNNNNNNNNNNNNNNNNNNNNNNNNNNNNNNNNNNNNNNNNNNNNNNNNNNNNNNNNNNNNNNNNNNNNNNNNNNNNNNNNNNNNNNNNNNNNNNNNNNNNNNNNNNNNNNNNNNNNNNNNNNNNNNNNNNNNNNNNNNNNNNNNNNNNNNNNNNNNNNNNNNNNNNNNNNNNNNNNNNNNNNNNNNNNNNNNNNNNNNNNNNNNNNNNNNNNNNNNNNNNNNNNNNNNNNNNNNNNNNNNNNNNNNNNNNNNNNNNNNNNNNNNNNNNNNNNNNNNNNNNNNNNNNNNNNNNNNNNNNNNNNNNNNNNNNNNNNNNNNNNNNNNNNNNNNNNNNNNNNNNNNNNNNNNNNNNNNNNNNNNNNNNNNNNNNNNNNNNNNNNNNNNNNNNNNNNNNNNNNNNNNNNNNNNNNNNNNNNNNNNNNNNNNNNNNNNNNNNNNNNNNNNNNNNNNNNNNNNNNNNNNNNNNNNNNNNNNNNNNNNNNNNNNNNNNNNNNNNNNNNNNNNNNNNNNNNNNNNNNNNNNNNNNNNNNNNNNNNNNNNNNNNNNNNNNNNNNNNNNNNNNNNNNNNNNNNNNNNNNNNNNNNNNNNNNNNNNNNNNNNNNNNNNNNNNNNNNNNNNNNNNNNNNNNNNNNNNNNNNNNNNNNNNNNNNNNNNNNNNNNNNNNNNNNNNNNNNNNNNNNNNNNNNNNNNNNNNNNNNNNNNNNNNNNNNNNNNNNNNNNNNNNNNNNNNNNNNNNNNNNNNNNNNNNNNNNNNNNNNNNNNNNNNNNNNNNNNNNNNNNNNNNNNNNNNNNNNNNNNNNNNNNNNNNNNNNNNNNNNNNNNNNNNNNNNNNNNNNNNNNNNNNNNNNNNNNNNNNNNNNNNNNNNNNNNNNNNNNNNNNNNNNNNNNNNNNNNNNNNNNNNNNNNNNNNNNNNNNNNNNNNNNNNNNNNNNNNNNNNNNNNNNNNNNNNNNNNNNNNNNNNNNNNNNNNNNNNNNNNNNNNNNNNNNNNNNNNNNNNNNNNNNNNNNNNNNNNNNNNNNNNNNNNNNNNNNNNNNNNNNNNNNNNNNNNNNNNNNNNNNNNNNNNNNNNNNNNNNNNNNNNNNNNNNNNNNNNNNNNNNNNNNNNNNNNNNNNNNNNNNNNNNNNNNNNNNNNNNNNNNNNNNNNNNNNNNNNNNNNNNNNNNNNNNNNNNNNNNNNNNNNNNNNNNNNNNNNNNNNNNNNNNNNNNNNNNNNNNNNNNNNNNNNNNNNNNNNNNNNNNNNNNNNNNNNNNNNNNNNNNNNNNNNNNNNNNNNNNNNNNNNNNNNNNNNNNNNNNNNNNNNNNNNNNNNNNNNNNNNNNNNNNNNNNNNNNNNNNNNNNNNNNNNNNNNNNNNNNNNNNNNNNNNNNNNNNNNNNNNNNNNNNNNNNNNNNNNNNNNNNNNNNNNNNNNNNNNNNNNNNNNNNNNNNNNNNNNNNNNNNNNNNNNNNNNNNNNNNNNNNNNNNNNNNNNNNNNNNNNNNNNNNNNNNNNNNNNNNNNNNNNNNNNNNNNNNNNNNNNNNNNNNNNNNNNNNNNNNAACATAATATAAGACAAAAGGTTGAAACTATAATAGATGATTTTGTTGATAATAGGTCTATGTGGTTAGARGGTAGAGCTAAAGGAATGATAGTTACAGCAARTARATTACATGCTNNNNNACCTTTATATGAACTTGACCAATATGTAAAAGAAAAGACTATGCAATATGAAAGAAGNNNNNNNNNNNNNNNNNNNNNNNNNNNNNNNNNNNNNNNNNNNNNNNNNNNNNNNNNNNNNNNNNNNNNNNNNNNNNNNNNNNNCTGATTCAAATTTACCAAATATATTTGAAAAGAATGATTTTAAGTTACTTATAGTTGCAGATAAATATCAAACAGGATTTGACCAAYYRAAGYTWTGTGCTATGTATGTTGATAAAAAGTTAGATGGTGTAAAGACAGTTCAGACTTTATCAAGACTTAATAGAACTTATCCTAATAAACAAACATTTGTATTAGATTTCCAAAATAGTGTGGAAGATATACAAGATGCATATAAGCCATATTTTGAAATGACTARYAATGTATATACAAGAAGTTGATAGTGTTTATGATTTAAAATGGAATGATGAAATAACTTATGGAGATATAATGATGATGAAATAAATGAATTTACTATATTATTTTATAAAGAGAAAAGAACTAGTGCTCAAGATGCTAAGATGAATAGCTTGATAGATAAGGCTGTTGAAAGATATTGCTACTTAGAATAAGNNNNNNNNNNNNNNNNNNATGAATTTAAGAAAAAATGTCAAAAGTATATTACTTTTTATAATTTCTTAATTCAGATTTATCCTATAAAAAATCTAAATCTTTTAAGATTACAGGTTTATTTAGTAGCACTTTTAAAGAAACTACCTAAAAAGGGTAAACAAAGAATAGACNNNNNNNNNNNNNNNNNNNNNNNNNNNNNNNNNNNNNNNNNNNNNNNNNNNNNNNNNNNNNNNNNNNNNNNNNNNNNNNNNNNNNNNNNNNNNNNNNNNNNNNNNNNNNNNNNNNNNNNNNNNNTTTCTCGTATAAGTGAAGGTGAAGAGGAGTATTTAGAAGATATAATTAAAAAGATAAATGATATTTTTGGTATAGGACTTACAGAAGATGATAGAATTATGATAAATACTTATNAAGAGATGTTTAAGAGTGATAAGANNNNNNNNNNNNNNNNNNNNNNNNNNNNNNNNNNNNNNNNNNNNNNNNNNNNNNNNNNNNNNNNNNNNNNNNNNNNNNNNNNNNNNNNNNNNNNNNNNNNNNNNNNNNNNNNNNNNNNNNNNNNNNNNNNNNNNNNNNNNNNNNNNNNNNNNNNNNNNNNNNNATTCATATAAAAGTCTAATATATAATTATAAATTTTGCTAGGGGWTTAWATTATAAATATATATATACACTTTTGGAAAAAATAGAGTAAAAAACAATATAAAAANNNNNNNNNNNNNNNNNNNNNNNNNNNNNNNNNNNNNNNNNNNNNNNNNNNNNNNNNNNNNNNNNNNNNNNNNNNNNNNNNNNNNNNNNNNNNCTTATGCAAGAAAGAAGAATTAAATTTAGTATCAGAATATCCAAAGGAARTARTTGAAAATGTGGATAACGTTATCASTATATTGAATGAATATTATGGAGATAATAGAAAATCAACAGNNNNNNNNNNNNNNNNNNNNNNNNNNNNNNNNNNNNNNNNNNNNNNNNNNNNNNNNNNNNNNNNNNNNNNNNNNNNNNNNNNNNNNNNNNNNNNNNNNNNNNNNNNNNNNNNNNNNNNNNNNNNNNNNNNNNNNNNNNNNNNNNNNNNNNNNNNNNNNNNNNNNNNNNNNNNNNNNNNNNNNNNNNNNNNNNNNNNNNNNNNNNNNNNNNNNNNNNNNNNNNNNNNNNNNNNNNNNNNNNNNNNNNNNNNNNNNNNNNNNNNNNNNNNNNNNNNNNNNNNNNNNNNNNNNNNNNNNNNNNNNNNNNNNNNNNNNNNNNNNNNNNNNNNNNNNNNNNNNNNNNNNNNNNNNNNNNNNNNNNNNNNNNNNNNNNNNNNNNNNNNNNNNNNNNNNNNNNNNNNNNNNNNNNNNNNNNNNNNNNNNNNNNNNNNNNNNNNNNNNNNNNNNNNNNNNNNNNNNNNNNNNNNNNNNNNNNNNNNNNNNNNNNNNNNNNNNNNNNNNNNNNNNNNNNNNNNNNNNNNNNNNNNNNNNNNNNNNNNNNNNNNNNNNNNNNNNNNNNNAAATAATATGCTTTCACAATCACCCATCAGGTAATACTGACTTTAGTAAGGAAGATGAAGTTATAACTAATAGGCTACATAAGTGTGNNNNNNNNNNNNNNNNNNNNNNNNNNNNNNNNNNNNNNNNNNNNNNNNNNNNNNNNNNNNNNNNNNNNNNNNNNNNNNNNNNNNNNNNNNNNNNNNNNNNNNNNNNNNNNNNNNNNNNNNNNNNNNNNNNNNNNNNNNNNNNNNNNNNNNNNNNNNNNNNNNNNNNNNNNNNNNNNNNNNNNNNNNNNNNNNNNNNNNNNNNNNNNNNNNNNNNNNNNNNNNNNNNNNNNNNNNNNNNNNNNNNNNNNNNNNNNNNNNNNNNNNNNNNNNNNNNNNNNNNNNNNNNNNNNNNNNNNNNNNNNNNNNNNNNNNNNNNNNNNNNNNNNNNNNNNNNNNNNNNNNNNNNNNNNNNNNNNNNNNNNNNNNNNNNNNNNNNNNNNNNNNNNNNNNNNNNNNNNNNNNNNNNNNNNNNNNNNNNNNNNNNNNNNNNNNNNNNNNNNNNNNNNNNNNNNNNNNNNNNNNNNNNNNNNNNNNNNNNNNNNNNNNNNNNNNNNNNNNNNNNNNNNNNNNNNNNNNNNNNNNNNNNNNNNNNNNNNNNNNNNNNNNNNNNNNNNNNNNNNNNNNNNNNNNNNNNNNNNNNNNNNNNNNNNNNNNNNNNNNNNNNNNNNNNNNNNNNNNNNNNNNNNNNNNNNNNNNNNNNNNNNNNNNNNNNNNNNNNNNNNNNNNNNNNNNNNNNNNNNNNNNNNNNNNNNNNNNNNNNNNNNNNNNNNNNNNNNNNNNNNNNNNNNNNNNNNNNNNNNNNNNNNNNNNNNNNNNNNNNNNNNNNNNNNNNNNNNNNNNNNNNNNNNNNNNNNNNNNNNNNNNNNNNNNNNNNNNNNNNNNNNNNNNNNNNNNNNNNNNNNNNNNNNNNNNNNNNNNNNNNNNNNNNNNNNNNNNNNNNNNNNNNNNNNNNNNNNNNNNNNNNNNNNNNNNNNNNNNNNNNNNNNNNNNNNNNNNNNNNNNNNNNNNNNNNNNNNNNNNNNNNNNNNNNNNNNNNNNNNNNNNNNNNNNNNNNNNNNNNNNNNNNNNNNNNNNNNNNNNNNNNNNNNNNNNNNNNNNNNNNNNNNNNNNNNNNNNNNNNNNNNNNNNNNNNNNNNNNNNNNNNNNNNNNNNNNNNNNNNNNNNNNNNNNNNNNNNNNNNNNNNNNNNNNNNNNNNNNNNNNNNNNNNNNNNNNNNNNNNNNNNNNNNNNNNNNNNNNNNNNNNNNNNNNNNNNNNNNNNNNNNNNNNNNNNNNNNNNNNNNNNNNNNNNNNNNNNNNNNNNNNNNNNNNNNNNNNNNNNNNNNNNNNNNNNNNNNNNNNNNNNNNNNNNNNNNNNNNNNNNNNNNNNNNNNNNNNNNNNNNNNNNNNNNNNNNNNNNNNNNNNNNNNNNNNNNNNNNNNNNNNNNNNNNNNNNNNNNNNNNNNNNNNNNNNNNNNNNNNNNNNNNNNNNNNNNNNNNNNNNNNNNNNNNNNNNNNNNNNNNNNNNNNNNNNNNNNNNNNNNNNNNNNNNNNNNNNNNNNNNNNNNNNNNNNNNNNNNNNNNNNNNNNNNNNNNNNNNNNNNNNNNNNNNNNNNNNNNNNNNNNNNNNNNNNNNNNNNNNNNNNNNNNNNNNNNNNNNNNNNNNNNNNNNNNNNNNNNNNNNNNNNNNNNNNNNNNNNNNNNNNNNNNNNNNNNNNNNNNNNNNNNNNNNNNNNNNNNNNNNNNNNNNNNNNNNNNNNNNNNNNNNNNNNNNNNNNNNNNNNNNNNNNNNNNNNNNNNNNNNNNNNNNNNNNNNNNNNNNNNNNNNNNNNNNNNNNNNNNNNNNNNNNNNNNNNNNNNNNNNNNNNNNNNNNNNNNNNNNNNNNNNNNNNNNNNNNNNNNNNNNNNNNNNNNNNNNNNNNNNNNNNNNNNNNNNNNNNNNNNNNNNNNNNNNNNNNNNNNNNNNNNNNNNNNNNNNNNNNNNNNNNNNNNNNNNNNNNNNNNNNNNNNNNNNNNNNNNNNNNNNNNNNNNNNNNNNNNNNNNNNNNNNNNNNNNNNNNNNNNNNNNNNNNNNNNNNNNNNNNNNNNNNNNNNNNNNNNNNNNNNNNNNNNNNNNNNNNNNNNNNNNNNNNNNNNNNNNNNNNNNNNNNNNNNNNNNNNNNNNNNNNNNNNNNNNNNNNNNNNNNNNNNNNNNNNNNNNNNNNNNNNNNNNNNNNNNNNNNNNNNNNNNNNNNNNNNNNNNNNNNNNNNNNNNNNNNNNNNNNNNNNNNNNNNNNNNNNNNNNNNNNNNNNNNNNNNNNNNNNNNNNNNNNNNNNNNNNNNNNNNNNNNNNNNNNNNNNNNNNNNNNNNNNNNNNNNNNNNNNNNNNNNNNNNNNNNNNNNNNNNNNNNNNNNNNNNNNNNNNNNNNNNNNNNNNNNNNNNNNNNNNNNNNNNNNNNNNNNNNNNNNNNNNNNNNNNNNNNNNNNNNNNNNNNNNNNNNNNNNNNNNNNNNNNNNNNNNNNNNNNNNNNNNNNNNNNNNNNNNNNNNNNNNNNNNNNNNNNNNNNNNNNNNNNNNNNNNNNNNNNNNNNNNNNNNNNNNNNNNNNNNNNNNNNNNNNNNNNNNNNNNNNNNNNNNNNNNNNNNNNNNNNNNNNNNNNNNNNNNNNNNNNNNNNNNNNNNNNNNNNNNNNNNNNNNNNNNNNNNNNNNNNNNNNNNNNNNNNNNNNNNNNNNNNNNNNNNNNNNNNNNNNNNNNNNNNNNNNNNNNNNNNNNNNNNNNNNNNNNNNNNNNNNNNNNNNNNNNNNNNNNNNNNNNNNNNNNNNNNNNNNNNNNNNNNNNNNNNNNNNNNNNNNNNNNNNNNNNNNNNNNNNNNNNNNNNNNNNNNNNNNNNNNNNNNNNNNNNNNNNNNNNNNNNNNNNNNNNNNNNNNNNNNNNNNNNNNNNNNNNNNNNNNNNNNNNNNNNNNNNNNNNNNNNNNNNNNNNNNNNNNNNNNNNNNNNNNNNNNNNNNNNNNNNNNNNNNNNNNNNNNNNNNNNNNNNNNNNNNNNNNNNNNNNNNNNNNNNNNNNNNNNNNNNNNNNNNNNNNNNNNNNNNNNNNNNNNNNNNNNNNNNNNNNNNNNNNNNNNNNNNNNNNNNNNNNNNNNNNNNNNNNNNNNNNNNNNNNNNNNNNNNNNNNNNNNNNNNNNNNNNNNNNNNNNNNNNNNNNNNNNNNNNNNNNNNNNNNNNNNNNNNNNNNNNNNNNNNNNNNNNNNNNNNNNNNNNNNNNNNNNNNNNNNNNNNNNNNNNNNNNNNNNNNNNNNNNNNNNNNNNNNNNNNNNNNNNNNNNNNNNNNNNNNNNNNNNNNNNNNNNNNNNNNNNNNNNNNNNNNNNNNNNNNNNNNNNNNNNNNNNNNNNNNNNNNNNNNNNNNNNNNNNNNNNNNNNNNNNNNNNNNNNNNNNNNNNNNNNNNNNNNNNNNNNNNNNNNNNNNNNNNNNNNNNNNNNNNNNNNNNNNNNNNNNNNNNNNNNNNNNNNNNNNNNNNNNNNNNNNNNNNNNNNNNNNNNNNNNNNNNNNNNNNNNNNNNNNNNNNNNNNNNNNNNNNNNNNNNNNNNNNNNNNNNNNNNNNNNNNNNNNNNNNNNNNNNNNNNNNNNNNNNNNNNNNNNNNNNNNNNNNNNNNNNNNNNNNNNNNNNNNNNNNNNNNNNNNNNNNNNNNNNNNNNNNNNNNNNNNNNNNNNNNNNNNNNNNNNNNNNNNNNNNNNNNNNNNNNNNNNNNNNNNNNNNNNNNNNNNNNNNNNNNNNNNNNNNNNNNNNNNNNNNNNNNNNNNNNNNNNNNNNNNNNNNNNNNNNNNNNNNNNNNNNNNNNNNNNNNNNNNNNNNNNNNNNNNNNNNNNNNNNNNNNNNNNNNNNNNNNNNNNNNNNNNNNNNNNNNNNNNNNNNNNNNNNNNNNNNNNNNNNNNNNNNNNNNNNNNNNNNNNNNNNNNNNNNNNNNNNNNNNNNNNNNNNNNNNNNNNNNNNNNNNNNNNNN
Coding sequences within it:
- a CDS encoding type I restriction enzyme subunit R domain-containing protein — its product is DSNLPNIFEKNDFKLLIVADKYQTGFDQXKXCAMYVDKKLDGVKTVQTLSRLNRTYPNKQTFVLDFQNSVEDIQDAYKPYFEMTXNVYTRS
- a CDS encoding glycine--tRNA ligase subunit alpha: MYIQEVDSVYDLKWNDEITYGDIMMMK
- a CDS encoding JAB domain-containing protein, which encodes MCFHNHPSGNTDFSKEDEVITNRLHKC